The genomic stretch AGAGCAAGACGAACGAAGAAAAGTACGAAATGCGCCGCCAGGCATTGCTGGTGGATTGTTTCCTGACCGGCACCAATGCGGTGACCGAAGAAGGGCACCTCGTCAATCTCGACATGTTCGGCAATCGAACCGGCGCCATTACGTTCGGTCCAAAGAACGTCATCATCTACCTTACCCGCAACAAGCTGGTACCCGATCTGAATCGCGCCATGGAACGCATTAAGGAATATGTCGCTCCGGTCAACACCATGCGATTGGATATGAAAACCCCTTGCGTCAAGACCGGGTACTGTATGGATTGTGATTCCCCGCAGCGAATCTGCAATGTCTGGACTGTGACGGAGAAGTCCTTCCCCAAAGGACGAATCAAGATCGTGCTCATCAATGAGGACGGCGGTTTCTAAGCCTGTGGATAACGTGTTCCTAACCCTGTTCCGAAAATGTTCGGAACAGGGAAAAACCTCTCGGAGTCCCCGCCAGTGAAGGAAAAATATCTTTCCACAGATAGAGCGTATCGTGCTGCTGTTGTACCGCAAAGCGGGGAGTATCGCTTTCAGGTCGGTGTCGAGCAGACCGATCTGCTGATTGTTGCTGAAAAGGAACTGCAGGTTGAGATAGCCGACTATGTTTCCCGGGTCCGCGGTGAGATCAAGAACTGGATCATGTTCCATCCGGAATTTGCCGAGAGTCTCGTGCCTGTGGATGTTCCCGACTCAGCACCGGACATTGTGCAGGCCATGGCCCGTGCAGCCGAGGTGTGCAACGTGGGTCCCATGGCGGCTGTGGCCGGAGCTGTGGCCCAGGCTGTAGGTGATCGATTTGTTACTGAAAGCCCGAATATCCTCGTCGAAAACGGTGGTGATACCTACTTGCACTCGACGCGAGAGCGGGTGGTGGCATTGCTGGCTGAACCGGACTCCGGCGCTTTGGTCGGTCTGAAAATCGAAGAGGCGTCATTCCCTGTTGCCGTGTGTGCTTCAAGCGGTGTCATCGGCCATTCCCTCAGTCTCGGGACAGGTGA from Pseudodesulfovibrio profundus encodes the following:
- a CDS encoding lactate utilization protein produces the protein MDKPIDNFWSLNLQQLKERLVKNGFDVHMADSSEHAKEITLNEILPEMQPKSLSWGGSVTLADTGLYHHLRDCGEYEVIDTWDKSKTNEEKYEMRRQALLVDCFLTGTNAVTEEGHLVNLDMFGNRTGAITFGPKNVIIYLTRNKLVPDLNRAMERIKEYVAPVNTMRLDMKTPCVKTGYCMDCDSPQRICNVWTVTEKSFPKGRIKIVLINEDGGF
- a CDS encoding UPF0280 family protein, whose amino-acid sequence is MKEKYLSTDRAYRAAVVPQSGEYRFQVGVEQTDLLIVAEKELQVEIADYVSRVRGEIKNWIMFHPEFAESLVPVDVPDSAPDIVQAMARAAEVCNVGPMAAVAGAVAQAVGDRFVTESPNILVENGGDTYLHSTRERVVALLAEPDSGALVGLKIEEASFPVAVCASSGVIGHSLSLGTGDLVAVRSSDARLADAAATALCNMLQGEADIDRVLKKAKELREFGLDGVFVQFDSKIAAWGAIELVAIDES